The stretch of DNA CTCCTTGACCTCGACCTCCTCAGGGTGGTCGAGAAACTCCATATCTTCATCGACCCCCGTGTGCCGGTCTTCGTGGCCGTCGGGACGACCCGGCGGAGCGGCGGGCTCGTGCGGATCAGGGACTTCGCCGATGTGATCGTCGAAGAGGGGCGGGCCACCCTCTCGATCGGGGACGAAACCTACCTCGCCCCGATGCTCAGCATTCTCTGGGGGCGCTACGGCAAGGATTCTATCGACCAGCCGGACCGCTTCTCGGTCGTCGTCCACCTTCCCGAAGGGGAGGACCCGCGGGAGAT from Methanofollis liminatans DSM 4140 encodes:
- a CDS encoding methanogenesis marker 17 protein — translated: MAALEYFTVECVEEKGREVYEQIASDVLLDLDLLRVVEKLHIFIDPRVPVFVAVGTTRRSGGLVRIRDFADVIVEEGRATLSIGDETYLAPMLSILWGRYGKDSIDQPDRFSVVVHLPEGEDPREIEEIVVADPEEGLYRDLIYALQIVAPEGFKVRRQYHAGGVFYYVASENTLPQEIVDTLVAEKLNLIGVTL